The Pirellulaceae bacterium genome contains a region encoding:
- a CDS encoding AraC family transcriptional regulator, with protein sequence MKNTAMQREFFDRLEPGQQVLTLFDLLPGVSFFVKDRKGHFMKLNRRGCEYCGVVSEDEAIGKTDHDFFPSTRADDYRSDDEQVMKTGEPILNRIESAPEGEGSPRLVTTSKIPLRDQRGRVIGIAGFSRQIERVQSGTADAMADVITYLHENFAGEVSTEQLAAMAGLSVSHFERRFRLAFGSSPRQYLIRIRIEQAVAMLQETNKSITRIAQACGFYDHAHFSRSFHRVMGMAPSAYRKRSQSTRIPQSSD encoded by the coding sequence ATGAAAAATACCGCCATGCAACGGGAGTTTTTTGACCGACTCGAGCCTGGGCAACAAGTGCTGACCTTGTTTGACCTCCTACCTGGCGTTTCGTTCTTCGTCAAAGATCGAAAAGGTCACTTCATGAAACTCAATCGACGAGGGTGTGAATACTGTGGCGTCGTCTCGGAGGATGAGGCGATCGGAAAAACGGACCACGATTTTTTTCCCAGCACCCGAGCCGATGACTACCGCAGCGACGACGAACAAGTGATGAAAACGGGGGAGCCGATTCTCAACCGTATCGAGAGTGCGCCGGAAGGCGAGGGCTCACCCCGCTTAGTCACCACCAGCAAGATCCCTCTGCGTGATCAACGTGGACGCGTGATTGGTATTGCTGGATTTTCACGTCAGATTGAACGGGTCCAGTCAGGAACAGCGGATGCCATGGCCGATGTCATCACCTACCTGCACGAGAATTTTGCTGGTGAAGTTTCGACAGAGCAATTGGCTGCAATGGCTGGCCTCTCGGTAAGTCACTTTGAACGCAGGTTTCGACTCGCCTTTGGTTCCTCACCACGACAGTACCTCATTCGAATCCGTATCGAACAAGCCGTGGCAATGCTGCAAGAAACGAACAAGAGCATTACAAGAATCGCCCAGGCATGTGGCTTTTACGACCACGCCCATTTCAGCCGCAGTTTCCATCGCGTGATGGGTATGGCTCCGTCCGCTTATCGAAAACGTAGTCAGTCCACTCGTATTCCCCAATCTTCGGATTAA
- a CDS encoding pectate lyase: MKQLLAQVAKLRLKITATVMRSVLSSRGQFVLQKSTRVSLLLTGLLCTTLSAVAQPLAFPEAQGWGRFATGGRGGEVYAVTNLNDNGPGSLRDAVSVGHRTVIFRVSGTIELKSVLFVKQSNITIAGQTAPGDGICLRRFPLEIRGANNIIVRYLRIRVGDEAGKAMDGLEVRDAENIIIDHCSVSWSSDEAINTWHGTKNLTVQWTLISEPLHRSVNRSPHGYGASLGGQRTSYHHNLFAHCSGRNPSIAGGDHDHTVQMDFRNNVIYNWGKRSCDGKPMSINLVNNYYKPGPATRPHVRHRIARIDDNMARYKNFEPRWHIEGNVVESYPELTGNNWKGGVIFQGNTNEAKNRQQEAFPFAPVTTHSATDAYKIVLANVGAQRPVRDAIDTRVLQEVVAGTASCGEQGIIDRQTEAGGWPLLQSAPAPTDTDHDGMPDNWEQQHGLNPMDPADRNGHHIDAEYSNLESYLNQIDDV; the protein is encoded by the coding sequence ATGAAACAGCTACTCGCGCAGGTCGCTAAACTTCGATTGAAAATTACCGCGACCGTGATGCGCTCTGTATTGTCGTCCAGGGGACAGTTCGTCCTACAGAAATCGACGCGGGTTTCGTTGCTGCTGACGGGTCTGCTTTGTACGACACTGAGCGCTGTCGCCCAGCCGCTTGCTTTTCCGGAGGCCCAGGGATGGGGACGGTTTGCCACAGGAGGTCGCGGGGGCGAGGTGTATGCCGTCACAAATCTCAACGACAACGGTCCGGGCTCGCTGCGAGACGCAGTGAGCGTCGGCCATCGCACAGTGATCTTCCGAGTTTCGGGCACAATTGAGCTGAAGTCTGTGCTGTTTGTGAAACAGTCGAACATCACTATCGCCGGACAAACAGCTCCGGGTGACGGAATTTGCTTGCGCCGGTTTCCGCTGGAGATTCGAGGGGCAAACAACATCATCGTTCGCTATCTACGCATCCGCGTCGGCGATGAGGCCGGAAAAGCGATGGACGGACTCGAAGTACGCGATGCTGAGAACATCATCATCGATCATTGCAGCGTGAGCTGGTCGAGCGACGAGGCCATCAATACCTGGCATGGAACGAAAAACTTGACCGTGCAGTGGACGCTGATTTCAGAGCCTCTTCATCGCAGCGTCAACCGCTCCCCGCACGGCTATGGGGCGTCGCTAGGCGGCCAGCGCACCTCCTATCATCACAACCTCTTCGCTCATTGTTCCGGGCGCAACCCGAGCATTGCTGGCGGTGATCACGATCATACGGTGCAGATGGATTTCCGCAACAACGTGATCTACAACTGGGGGAAACGTAGCTGCGATGGAAAACCGATGAGCATTAACTTGGTCAACAACTACTACAAACCCGGCCCCGCCACTCGGCCGCACGTCCGACACCGAATTGCCAGAATCGACGACAACATGGCTCGCTACAAAAATTTCGAGCCGCGATGGCACATTGAAGGCAATGTCGTCGAGAGCTATCCCGAACTGACTGGCAATAACTGGAAGGGTGGCGTGATCTTCCAGGGCAACACCAACGAAGCGAAAAACCGGCAACAAGAAGCGTTTCCGTTCGCGCCAGTCACCACACACAGCGCAACAGATGCCTACAAAATCGTTTTGGCCAACGTCGGTGCCCAGCGACCCGTGCGGGATGCGATTGATACTCGAGTGTTGCAAGAGGTGGTCGCTGGAACGGCATCTTGTGGAGAACAAGGAATTATTGATCGACAGACCGAAGCGGGAGGCTGGCCACTCTTACAATCCGCCCCGGCCCCCACCGATACAGATCATGATGGAATGCCCGACAACTGGGAGCAACAGCACGGCCTGAACCCCATGGACCCGGCTGACCGCAACGGACATCACATCGATGCTGAGTACTCAAATCTTGAGTCATATCTAAACCAGATAGATGACGTCTAA
- a CDS encoding sialidase family protein codes for MSRLLLMRLLTVTALSPPILFAAEKEPAIQHVVIEPATNETPRSDTASVAQLPDDQLLVVYHKYENGKRSGHDHGICRIWSKVSDDDGKTWQQPRMLVDVGKGDMNVQAPALLRTKSGGLLLISLRAHPDGNSSTMCLFESVNGGKSFKPRDPLWTRSNGQLLQGGTSCLLELKSGRLLLPYHGGVGSQWKQKNSAWCLFSDDGGQTWKRSEPIDLPKRGAMEASVAQFDDETLLMSLRTQLGGPFLSRSADEGKTWTQPVFSGLEGGESGTCLRRLPGSNDVVLFFNNSKYNPDHHHFGERTPLTCARSSDQGMTWKIIGNIAADPAAEYTNLDCFFTVRGDAILTYMYAKPAWNRDKIQLNAALIPRRWFDGS; via the coding sequence ATGTCACGCTTATTGCTGATGCGACTGCTCACGGTCACGGCGTTATCACCGCCAATTCTCTTCGCGGCTGAAAAAGAACCGGCGATTCAGCATGTGGTTATTGAACCGGCTACGAACGAGACACCGCGTAGTGACACCGCTTCGGTCGCCCAACTACCAGACGATCAACTCCTGGTGGTTTACCACAAGTACGAGAATGGCAAACGCAGCGGCCACGATCATGGGATCTGTCGGATCTGGTCCAAAGTGAGTGACGATGATGGCAAGACGTGGCAACAGCCCCGCATGCTTGTAGACGTGGGCAAGGGTGATATGAACGTCCAGGCGCCAGCCCTGTTGCGCACCAAGTCAGGTGGCCTGCTGTTGATCAGCTTACGAGCTCATCCAGATGGTAACAGTAGCACCATGTGTTTGTTCGAGTCCGTGAATGGTGGAAAGAGCTTTAAGCCTCGAGATCCATTGTGGACTCGATCAAACGGTCAGTTGCTCCAAGGTGGAACCAGCTGCCTTCTCGAACTTAAATCAGGCCGATTACTTTTGCCCTACCATGGCGGAGTCGGTAGCCAGTGGAAGCAAAAGAATAGCGCGTGGTGCCTTTTCAGTGACGACGGTGGTCAGACTTGGAAACGGTCGGAGCCGATTGACCTTCCCAAACGGGGCGCGATGGAAGCTTCGGTTGCCCAATTCGACGACGAGACTTTGCTGATGTCGCTGCGGACGCAGCTTGGGGGTCCTTTTCTATCGCGTTCTGCTGACGAAGGAAAAACCTGGACCCAACCCGTATTCAGTGGTCTAGAGGGAGGTGAGTCGGGTACCTGCTTGCGACGTTTACCAGGTAGTAATGACGTTGTCTTGTTTTTCAACAACAGCAAATATAACCCAGATCACCACCATTTCGGTGAACGCACACCACTTACGTGTGCGCGGTCGTCAGATCAAGGAATGACTTGGAAGATTATCGGCAACATTGCTGCAGACCCGGCCGCCGAATATACGAATCTGGATTGTTTCTTCACAGTACGCGGCGACGCCATTCTCACCTATATGTACGCCAAGCCGGCGTGGAATCGTGATAAGATTCAATTGAACGCTGCGCTGATTCCCCGACGCTGGTTCGATGGCTCTTAA
- a CDS encoding DUF1559 domain-containing protein, whose translation MKTKFKSRCSRAFTLVELLVVIAIISILTLLLLPAVNAAREAARNTQCKNNIRQLALAVVNYEGAHRRFPVSQTASGKPNPDGECQGGFYSWHARILPFIEAQSVFEQIDFSTDLADECNDGDHGLISASHPHARIATTKIDTFLCPSDGFNLSHFEIMGIDTAPDNYAGNAGWPSLATGYRGERKTPAKYNGLINIVNPRQKSEFQPKRAVRVQQVVDGLSKTACVAERLIQRGTTQQSVLNGSEKTLSYHLTERPRSLAEMARRCGPEHTHADLSNSAYLGRSWLSGWAPTGPTYMHVKQPNTNSCHFSHSFSTGDFIVTPTSNHSGGVNVAFADGHVRFVADDVKSNIWWAMGSRNGKESINEEF comes from the coding sequence ATGAAAACTAAATTCAAAAGCCGCTGTTCTCGGGCGTTTACGCTTGTGGAGTTGCTGGTTGTTATCGCTATCATTAGCATTCTGACATTGCTGTTGCTGCCAGCTGTCAATGCAGCTCGGGAAGCGGCACGAAATACTCAATGTAAGAACAATATCCGTCAGTTGGCGCTGGCTGTTGTGAACTACGAAGGTGCGCATCGGCGTTTTCCAGTGTCGCAAACGGCCAGCGGTAAGCCAAATCCTGACGGCGAATGTCAAGGAGGCTTTTATAGTTGGCACGCCAGGATTCTCCCTTTCATTGAAGCACAGAGTGTGTTTGAGCAAATTGACTTCAGTACCGACTTGGCAGACGAGTGTAACGATGGAGATCATGGACTAATTAGTGCCTCCCATCCACACGCTCGCATTGCCACGACCAAGATTGATACGTTTCTTTGCCCGTCCGACGGCTTTAATCTGAGCCACTTCGAAATCATGGGAATCGACACGGCTCCCGACAACTACGCAGGGAATGCTGGGTGGCCTTCGCTTGCCACCGGCTACCGAGGAGAGCGAAAGACGCCGGCAAAATACAATGGCTTGATCAATATTGTGAATCCGCGTCAGAAGAGCGAATTTCAGCCGAAACGAGCTGTACGTGTCCAGCAAGTCGTTGATGGCTTGTCGAAGACTGCGTGCGTGGCCGAGCGTCTGATACAACGAGGCACGACTCAGCAAAGCGTTTTGAACGGTTCAGAAAAGACGCTGTCGTATCATTTGACCGAACGTCCTCGAAGTCTGGCCGAAATGGCCAGGCGATGTGGCCCCGAACATACGCATGCTGATCTTTCCAACTCGGCGTACCTTGGCCGAAGTTGGCTTTCCGGTTGGGCTCCGACCGGCCCGACGTACATGCACGTCAAACAGCCGAATACCAATTCTTGCCATTTTAGTCATAGTTTTAGTACTGGCGATTTTATCGTGACTCCCACGAGTAACCATTCGGGCGGTGTGAATGTTGCCTTTGCGGATGGACACGTCCGTTTCGTCGCGGACGATGTGAAGTCAAATATCTGGTGGGCGATGGGAAGTCGAAACGGAAAAGAATCGATCAATGAAGAATTTTAG
- a CDS encoding Gfo/Idh/MocA family oxidoreductase yields MPLPIHRRSFLKTAGASTATFTILQAGSARTYAANEKLNIACIGAGGRGALNVRDTGSQNIIVLCDVDWKRAAESFKKLPNAKRYKDYRVMLSEMDSKIDAVTVSTPDHHHFHASMAAIQLGKHVYCEKPLTHSIWEARELTKAAREAGVATQMGNQAQADKETRIVQEFVIDNAVGPIRESHIWTDRPSRGLFSEYWPQGVSRPTDTPAIPETMSWDLWIGPAPMRPYHPTYAPFKWRGRWDFGTGALGDMGCHYFDPVVRALKLKAPTSVEAVSTRVNEESYPLGSVVTYHFPARGEMPPVKVVWYDGGLRPPRPDALKDGDELGANGVMLVGDDGVILSDWDDWRMFPENRAKEYGTPPKVLARSPGHHEEWIQACKGGPKAGANFDFAGPLTETVLLGNVALRSQLRDDLTQKKLLWDSDKMEFTNHESANQFLRREYRDGWQV; encoded by the coding sequence GTGCCGTTGCCCATTCATCGTCGAAGCTTCCTGAAGACCGCAGGTGCGTCCACCGCCACCTTTACAATTCTACAAGCCGGGTCGGCAAGAACCTACGCCGCTAACGAGAAGCTGAACATTGCTTGTATCGGTGCTGGTGGCAGAGGAGCACTCAATGTCAGGGATACTGGCTCGCAGAATATCATTGTTCTGTGTGACGTTGACTGGAAACGTGCAGCCGAGTCGTTCAAGAAGCTACCAAACGCGAAACGATATAAAGATTATCGAGTCATGTTGTCGGAAATGGATTCGAAAATCGATGCAGTCACCGTATCGACACCAGACCACCATCACTTCCACGCCTCCATGGCCGCGATTCAGCTTGGCAAGCATGTCTACTGCGAGAAGCCCTTGACGCATTCGATTTGGGAAGCGCGCGAATTGACGAAGGCGGCACGCGAAGCGGGTGTAGCAACGCAAATGGGGAATCAAGCACAAGCGGACAAAGAGACACGAATCGTGCAGGAATTCGTCATCGACAACGCAGTCGGCCCGATTCGCGAATCCCATATTTGGACCGATCGACCTTCGCGAGGTCTATTTTCCGAATACTGGCCACAGGGAGTTTCGCGTCCAACCGATACACCCGCAATTCCTGAAACGATGAGTTGGGATCTGTGGATCGGACCAGCTCCCATGCGGCCCTACCATCCGACTTACGCACCGTTCAAGTGGCGAGGTCGGTGGGACTTTGGAACCGGTGCCTTGGGTGACATGGGCTGCCACTACTTCGATCCAGTCGTTCGCGCCTTAAAGCTGAAAGCGCCGACCAGCGTGGAAGCTGTCTCCACGCGAGTGAATGAGGAATCTTACCCGCTGGGTTCGGTAGTGACTTATCATTTTCCGGCTCGCGGAGAGATGCCACCGGTGAAGGTTGTGTGGTACGACGGTGGTTTACGACCACCAAGACCAGACGCTTTGAAAGACGGTGATGAATTAGGTGCCAATGGTGTGATGCTCGTTGGCGATGATGGTGTCATCCTAAGCGACTGGGACGATTGGCGAATGTTCCCCGAAAATCGCGCCAAAGAATATGGAACGCCACCCAAAGTTTTGGCTCGTTCACCAGGCCATCACGAAGAATGGATTCAGGCTTGCAAAGGCGGTCCGAAAGCGGGTGCCAACTTCGACTTTGCAGGACCTCTCACCGAAACCGTGTTGCTGGGCAACGTGGCTCTTCGTTCTCAATTACGAGACGACCTTACGCAGAAAAAGCTGCTTTGGGATTCGGACAAGATGGAATTCACCAACCATGAATCGGCCAATCAGTTTCTGCGTCGAGAGTACCGAGATGGCTGGCAGGTCTGA
- a CDS encoding HEAT repeat domain-containing protein produces the protein MPRNNRFYVCVVLAIFCNGRTTEGADTVSLAPHTFTIPEGYELQRVAAPPLVQRPIHMFSDVDGVLYVTDSSGNTESAPAQLKDPQHRILRLVDRDGDGIFDESTVFAEKLPFPEGILVHDGAVYIGAPPHIWKFRDSDGDHVADERTVWFDGGSIERCGNDMHGPYRGPDGFFYWCKGAFAPQEHELSNGKTISTRAAHIYRARPDGNQLEMVITGGMNNPVGLAFSDTGERFLSGTFFDLSQPGRRDGILHAVYGGTYGRNHDRVLAPHPNTGDLLPILTQLGPAAPSGMVMPRDHALGLKGDLVCTEFNTRRVSRHRLARSGSSYDAESSTFLESNQSDFHPTDVIEDADGSLLVADTGSWYMICCPTSKIAKPDILGAIYRIQKSGSHQSADPRGLELDWNHPQVSWLSDQRPTVVQRAIDVLAEPKNIDALSTASAQIPAIWSLHRIPSQRARRAVRRFLSHENSDVRATAIQSVGLWRDRDAFKPLIELLSDDNPQLRRLTAMALGRIGNNEAVEPLLNSYSNELDPFLRHALIYAIYEIGQTKLLPAAHPVGKQVRLMQKTDRRTVTADAFPEIQLAESPKPEPDQVARQKERLEELAAFLPKGDAQRGARLFNNQEKSKCTICHIKGEQGTRLGPDLTRIGAIRNEMDLLEAIVFPSASIARYHEVVNILTKDGRTLSGLPVKETVDKIFLSSAAGVVQPIAFRKIEEARYSSVSLMPDGIDQLLKPEEIVDLVAYLKESKPATEPASIEADSIKNNIPPHHAITLPGLHAYAQKSIAAGEDIEFRVSSSVPYKLSIVKLGSEPKNRDKDPVLKTFRVEEPKTQPIHPGSYVHVAGGLPNDRRLTQLTLECWIRPFAISGWQGLITQHDYPEHSGIGLFISEGRIAFITDDGGELNNSSLHQTKPDLIKPQRWHHVVGTWDGKVKRIFIDGKLAGEFPFNGVVRPGKTALRIGAYGSKGAAENFYNGDIAMVALYDQAIDLNQIKNRFADRGTTIPKGNAVLACWPFSEERGTRVADSGVDGRHGQIINRGTWMIGGPSFDAAAIGRHDTEYDPTKDPKRGHGLRLASDELYNARWDISHKFGIDTDAKSGIYAGRFDLEVDGKPMRYFTTFIVRRPVSRPKAPLLVLVSSNTWLAYNSAPFPINQQPGLTQMDTQGLATSHPGAPAYSCYRDHRHGQPTYKIGLKLPWPAAGPNKTYINQSYSHLMRGERFLHLWLDQHGYDYDVITDRDLDRNPEVLRDYQAVVINGHSEYWSARAYHGLDRYLKAGGDAVVLSGNTMFWRVTFDETGEFMECRKYGTGIGGRRLAQVGELYHSHDFQRGSLMRFCGYPAWKVIGLTCIGWGGAFKPYHVDQPDHFLFNQPHQVGLEKGDVFGFIEEGVGAVGHEFDVRLSTLQRATADSVIKGLIEPKGIVTVASSNDERRVIDYNAEGHKPRTGNDQTIAEIIYWERPEGGRLFHTGSIATSWGVYHDESMSKLLKNVLHHFEVQSK, from the coding sequence ATGCCAAGAAACAATCGATTTTACGTTTGCGTCGTCCTTGCCATTTTTTGTAACGGACGGACTACAGAGGGTGCAGATACCGTTTCGCTCGCCCCTCACACGTTCACGATTCCAGAGGGATATGAACTGCAGCGTGTCGCCGCACCGCCGCTCGTACAACGGCCCATTCACATGTTTAGCGACGTGGATGGAGTTCTCTATGTGACCGACAGTTCTGGCAACACGGAGAGCGCACCGGCTCAACTCAAGGATCCGCAACATCGGATATTAAGATTAGTCGATCGCGACGGAGACGGGATCTTTGATGAGTCAACGGTGTTCGCCGAGAAGTTACCTTTCCCCGAGGGCATTCTCGTTCACGACGGTGCGGTCTACATCGGAGCACCGCCACACATCTGGAAATTCCGTGATTCAGACGGCGACCATGTGGCAGATGAACGCACCGTATGGTTCGATGGCGGTTCGATCGAAAGGTGCGGCAATGACATGCACGGTCCTTATCGCGGACCCGATGGTTTTTTCTACTGGTGCAAGGGAGCATTCGCACCCCAGGAGCACGAACTGAGCAATGGCAAAACGATCAGCACACGGGCCGCTCATATCTATCGAGCTCGTCCAGACGGTAATCAACTGGAGATGGTTATTACCGGCGGGATGAATAACCCCGTTGGCTTGGCATTCAGTGACACGGGTGAACGATTTCTCAGCGGCACGTTCTTTGACCTTTCCCAACCGGGAAGACGCGATGGCATTCTGCATGCCGTGTACGGCGGAACGTACGGTAGGAACCATGACCGCGTGCTCGCTCCGCATCCCAACACAGGAGACTTGCTGCCAATACTGACCCAGTTAGGACCTGCGGCACCTTCGGGCATGGTGATGCCACGAGATCACGCATTAGGTTTAAAAGGAGATCTCGTCTGTACGGAATTCAACACGCGACGCGTATCGAGGCACCGACTTGCTCGGTCGGGATCATCCTACGATGCCGAATCGAGCACCTTTCTTGAAAGCAATCAAAGCGATTTCCATCCAACCGATGTGATCGAAGATGCTGATGGTAGCCTCCTGGTTGCCGACACGGGCAGTTGGTACATGATCTGTTGTCCAACTTCTAAAATTGCCAAGCCCGATATTCTGGGTGCAATCTATCGAATTCAGAAGAGCGGTTCGCATCAGTCCGCAGACCCTCGCGGTCTTGAACTCGATTGGAATCACCCTCAAGTCAGTTGGCTTTCGGATCAGCGACCCACCGTTGTTCAACGCGCCATTGATGTTCTGGCTGAACCAAAAAATATCGATGCCCTCTCGACAGCCAGTGCTCAGATTCCGGCGATTTGGTCGCTGCATCGAATCCCAAGTCAGCGAGCGCGCAGAGCGGTTAGACGATTCTTGAGTCATGAAAACTCTGACGTGCGCGCAACAGCGATCCAAAGTGTGGGCCTGTGGCGAGATCGCGATGCGTTTAAGCCACTCATCGAGTTGCTCTCGGACGATAATCCGCAACTTCGCCGATTGACAGCCATGGCCCTCGGCAGGATTGGTAACAACGAAGCCGTCGAGCCACTGTTGAATTCCTATTCGAATGAGCTGGATCCATTCTTGCGACATGCCCTGATCTATGCGATCTATGAGATTGGGCAGACGAAACTCCTGCCTGCAGCCCATCCCGTCGGAAAACAGGTTCGGCTCATGCAGAAAACTGATCGACGAACTGTTACAGCAGATGCCTTCCCTGAAATCCAACTCGCCGAATCCCCGAAACCTGAACCCGATCAGGTCGCACGACAAAAAGAACGCCTCGAGGAGCTTGCAGCATTTTTGCCAAAAGGTGACGCACAGCGAGGCGCAAGATTGTTCAACAATCAAGAGAAATCAAAATGCACCATCTGTCACATCAAAGGCGAACAGGGCACTCGCTTGGGTCCGGACTTGACAAGAATCGGCGCCATTCGCAATGAGATGGATCTGCTGGAAGCGATTGTTTTTCCCAGCGCATCCATTGCTCGTTACCACGAAGTGGTGAACATCCTGACGAAGGATGGAAGGACACTATCCGGACTACCCGTGAAGGAAACGGTTGACAAGATATTCCTTTCGTCGGCAGCAGGAGTTGTGCAACCGATCGCGTTTCGGAAAATCGAAGAGGCGAGATACTCGAGCGTCTCATTGATGCCCGACGGGATTGACCAACTGTTGAAACCCGAAGAAATCGTCGACCTCGTGGCTTATCTCAAGGAGTCGAAGCCCGCGACGGAGCCTGCTTCAATCGAAGCGGATTCAATCAAAAACAACATCCCACCCCATCACGCGATCACTCTGCCAGGCCTGCATGCCTATGCCCAGAAGAGCATTGCCGCGGGCGAAGACATCGAATTCCGGGTCAGCAGTAGCGTCCCCTACAAGTTAAGCATTGTGAAACTTGGATCCGAACCTAAGAACCGCGACAAAGATCCGGTGCTCAAAACATTTCGCGTCGAAGAGCCTAAGACACAGCCGATCCATCCTGGGTCGTACGTGCATGTCGCAGGCGGCTTGCCCAATGATAGACGGCTGACCCAACTGACCCTGGAATGTTGGATCCGTCCCTTCGCGATCAGCGGTTGGCAAGGCTTGATCACTCAACATGATTATCCTGAACATAGCGGGATTGGACTGTTCATCAGCGAGGGTCGGATCGCGTTTATCACGGACGATGGGGGTGAGCTCAATAATTCGTCTCTTCATCAAACTAAACCAGACCTGATCAAGCCTCAACGTTGGCATCACGTTGTGGGAACCTGGGACGGAAAGGTGAAACGTATTTTCATCGATGGAAAACTGGCGGGCGAATTCCCATTTAATGGTGTCGTTCGGCCTGGAAAGACGGCGCTCAGGATCGGCGCCTACGGCAGCAAGGGCGCTGCAGAAAATTTTTATAATGGCGATATTGCCATGGTAGCCCTCTATGACCAAGCGATTGACCTAAATCAAATCAAAAATCGATTTGCCGATCGCGGGACGACCATCCCAAAAGGTAATGCCGTGCTTGCGTGCTGGCCGTTCAGCGAAGAACGCGGCACCCGCGTCGCCGATTCGGGTGTCGACGGAAGGCATGGTCAGATCATCAACCGAGGCACATGGATGATCGGTGGGCCAAGCTTTGACGCGGCCGCCATTGGACGACACGATACCGAGTACGATCCGACGAAAGATCCGAAACGGGGCCACGGACTACGACTCGCATCAGACGAACTGTACAATGCACGTTGGGACATCAGCCACAAATTCGGCATCGACACGGACGCCAAATCCGGAATCTATGCGGGTCGTTTCGATCTCGAGGTCGATGGCAAACCAATGCGTTACTTCACAACTTTCATCGTGCGGCGCCCCGTCTCTCGCCCCAAAGCGCCATTACTGGTACTCGTTTCTTCCAACACGTGGCTCGCTTACAACTCGGCGCCTTTCCCGATCAATCAGCAACCAGGCCTCACCCAAATGGACACGCAAGGACTGGCTACCAGTCATCCCGGCGCTCCCGCCTACAGCTGCTACCGAGATCATCGCCATGGCCAACCCACTTATAAGATCGGGTTGAAGCTACCTTGGCCTGCGGCTGGTCCGAACAAAACCTACATCAACCAGTCCTACAGCCATCTCATGCGTGGCGAGCGTTTTTTGCATCTCTGGCTTGACCAACACGGGTACGATTACGACGTAATCACCGACCGCGACCTGGACCGGAACCCCGAGGTACTGCGCGACTATCAAGCCGTTGTCATCAATGGACACAGCGAGTACTGGTCGGCCCGCGCCTATCACGGACTCGACCGTTACCTCAAAGCGGGTGGCGATGCGGTTGTCTTGTCGGGCAACACGATGTTCTGGCGGGTGACATTTGACGAAACGGGCGAATTCATGGAGTGCCGCAAGTACGGAACGGGAATCGGCGGGCGGCGGCTCGCCCAAGTGGGTGAACTCTATCACAGTCACGATTTCCAACGCGGCAGTTTAATGCGTTTCTGCGGCTATCCTGCCTGGAAGGTGATCGGACTCACATGCATCGGTTGGGGCGGCGCGTTCAAGCCTTATCACGTTGACCAACCAGACCATTTCCTTTTCAACCAGCCTCATCAGGTCGGACTCGAGAAGGGTGATGTATTTGGATTTATTGAGGAGGGAGTGGGCGCGGTGGGACACGAGTTCGACGTTCGGTTATCAACGCTGCAACGGGCGACGGCAGATTCCGTCATCAAAGGACTAATCGAACCTAAGGGAATTGTCACCGTCGCTAGTAGCAACGACGAGCGGCGGGTCATTGACTACAACGCGGAAGGCCATAAACCGCGCACTGGCAACGACCAAACAATCGCTGAAATCATCTACTGGGAACGTCCTGAAGGCGGTCGCCTGTTCCATACAGGATCGATCGCGACTTCTTGGGGCGTTTATCATGACGAATCCATGAGCAAACTGCTCAAGAACGTGCTGCATCATTTCGAGGTACAATCCAAGTAG